Proteins found in one Ornithorhynchus anatinus isolate Pmale09 chromosome 8, mOrnAna1.pri.v4, whole genome shotgun sequence genomic segment:
- the LOC100088927 gene encoding sodium/nucleoside cotransporter 2: protein MAPGLLFRWKSQEMEEKARERRPPGPSPEKKGMENMGLELMVTPSSLGWASLRGVPGGHPGNIHIQEGLQTTLLLLIPAQRRGWKEEGGGMEEGSRNAERGSGLGERAEPPSESRSSQPVQKARSFCQAHARHIRWILVGLGCAGYAAYLLAACILNFQRALALFIITCVVLFFLVYDWCQKRFGEKLKGCLKPLENSRLKRWLKWGLGAAALVGLCLWLGLDTAQRPKQLISFAGICTFIIILFACSKHPRAVSWRAVLWGLGLQFVLGIFVIRTDPGFIAFEWLGEQIRIFLDYTVAGSGFVFGEQLIKEVFAFQVLPIIIFFSCVMSMLYYLGLMNWLIMKIAGLLQFTLGTTAPETLTVAGNIFVSQTESPLLIRPFLADLTLSEIHVVMTGGFATIAGSLLGAYISFGIDPASLISATVMAAPCALALSKLVYPEVEESKFKNDEAMELTFQEGKPANLLEAASSGAAISVGVVANIAANLVAFLAVLAFINAALSWLGEMVDIQDLSFQLICSYVLRPMAFMMGVDWADCPMVAEMMGVKFFLNEFVAYEQLSRYKNKRLSGVDEWIDGKKQWISIRAEIITTFALCGFANLSSIGIMLGGLTSMVPKRKSDFSKIVIRALLTGACVSLVNACVAGILYVPRGAEADCVSFLNTTSFSNSTYDLYVCCRELFQSTTVTNGSHSFSGPWADVEFSELTLRSCCGLYDNTVCSVPRPFW, encoded by the exons ATGGCCCCCGGTCTGTTGttcaggtggaagagccaggagatggaggagaaagcgAGAGAGCGACggcccccaggccccagccccgAGAAGAAAGGCATGGAGAACATGGGGCTAGAGTTAATGGTAACACCGAGTTCCCTAGGGTGGGCCAGCCTGCGAGGGGTCCCCGGGGGCCACCCCGGAAACATCCACATCCAGGAGGGGCTCCAGACGACACTGCTGCTGCTCATTCCCGCTCAGCGCAGGGGCTGGAAG GAGGAAGGCGGGGGAATGGAGGAAGGCTCTCGGAATGCAGAGAGAGGCAGCGGTCTGGGCGAAAGGGCCGAGCCCCCCTCTGAATCGAG GAGCTCGCAGCCTGTCCAGAAGGCGAGAAGCTTCTGCCAGGCTCATGCCCGACATATCCGCTGGATCCTCGTGGGCCTGGGGTGTGCAG GTTATGCTGCCTACCTGCTGGCGGCCTGCATCCTGAACTTCCAGAGAGCGCTGGCCTTGTTCATCATCACCTGTGTGGTCCTCTTCTTCCTGGTCTATGACTGGTGTCAAAAGCGTTTTGGGGAGAAACTGAAGGGGTGCCTGAAGCCCCTTGAAAATTCCCGCCTGAAGCGCTGGCTGAAATG gggcctgggggcggcGGCGCTGGTCGGCCTGTGCCTGTGGCTGGGGCTGGACACGGCCCAGCGGCCAAAGCAACTCATCTCCTTTGCTGGCATCTGCACGTTCATCATTATCCTATTCGCTTGTTCCAAGCACCCCAGAGCG GTGTCGTGGAGGGCAGTGCTGTGGGGCCTCGGGCTGCAGTTTGTCCTCGGGATCTTTGTCATCAGAACCGATCCTGGATTTATCGCGTTCGAGTGGCTGGGAGAACAGATCCGG ATTTTCCTGGATTACACTGTGGCTGGCTCCGGCTTTGTCTTTGGGGAGCAGCTGATCAAGGAGgtgtttgcctttcag gttcTTCCAATCATCATCTTCTTCAGCTGTGTGATGTCTATGCTCTATTACCTGGGTCTGATGAACTGGTTGATCATGAAG ATCGCTGGCCTACTGCAGTTCACCCTGGGCACCACAGCCCCGGAGACCCTCACTGTGGCAGGAAACATCTTTGTGAGCCAG ACGGAGTCGCCTCTGCTGATCCGACCGTTCCTCGCAGACTTGACGCTCTCCGAGATTCACGTCGTGATGACCGGAGGTTTCGCCACCATCGCGGGCAGCTTGCTGGGGGCTTATATATCCTTTGGG ATTGATCCCGCGTCCCTGATTTCGGCCACTGTGATGGCTGCCCCTTGTGCTCTCGCCCTGTCCAAGCTGGTCTACCCGGAAGTGGAAGAGTCCAAGTTCAAAAACGATGAAGCGATGGAACTAACTTTTCA GGAAGGGAAGCCGGCGAACCTCCTGGAAGCCGCCTCCAGTGGAGCAGCAATTTCAGTGGGCGTCGTGGCGAACATCGCAGCCAATCTGGTTGCGTTCCTGGCCGTGTTGGCCTTCATCAACGCTGCCCTGTCCTGGCTGGGGGAGATGGTGGACATCCAAGATCTCAGCTTCCAG CTCATCTGCTCCTACGTCCTGCGGCCCATGGCCTTCATGATGGGCGTGGACTGGGCGGACTGTCCGATGGTGGCCGAGATGATGGGGGTCAAGTTCTTCCTCAACGAGTTTGTCGCGTATGAGCAGCTGTCCCGGTATAAGAACAAACGCCTGTCTGGAGTGGACGAGTGGATCGATGGGAAGAAACAGTGGATTTCC ATCAGAGCAGAAATCATCACCACATTCGCCCTCTGTGGATTCGCCAATCTCAGCTCAATCGGGATCATGTTGGGAGGCCTGA CCTCCATGGTTCCTAAGCGGAAGAGCGACTTCTCCAAGATTGTCATCAGAGCCCTCCTTACAGGTGCCTGCGTGTCCCTGGTCAATGCCTGTGTGGCAG gaATCCTCTATGTCCCCCGAGGTGCCGAGGCGGACTGCGTCTCCTTCCTGAACACGACCAGTTTCTCCAACAGCACCTATGACCTTTATGTGTGTTGCAGAGAGCTCTTCCAGAG CACCACCGTCACCAACGGCTCCCACTCCTTCTCCGGCCCCTGGGCCGATGTGGAGTTCAGCGAGCTGACCCTCCGCAGCTGCTGCGGGCTCTACGACAACACCGTCTGCTCCGTGCCGCGCCCATTTTGGTGA